Proteins from a genomic interval of Helicoverpa armigera isolate CAAS_96S chromosome 9, ASM3070526v1, whole genome shotgun sequence:
- the LOC110369767 gene encoding T-box transcription factor TBX6, whose amino-acid sequence MMMDQAHFGEYLLRQQMLHAASLSGLQHRVGADAEPPACEARLLNGDLWRRFHDIGTEMIITKGGRRMFPSLRISLGGLDPREEYCVLLELSLVGRRRWRWAGGAWAAAGGAEPQSPRRLMLHPDSPAPGHHWTANPVSFSKLKLTNNTMDAQGHMVLTSMHKYRPRVLVVRARDAAALAWGAPHASFSFPETEFIAVTAYQNDRITKLKIDNNPFAKGFRACGQSKCKRKNPDSGSESNPEPSAEASEAKRACSDAASSCSEEGSLRSSSPRSPPLVESPAPLVAPPENLTPPPAPAFYPPELPYLGPLHMPIHLGLWPSSPMASGFPWGPALPPPQPAAPSPPAAPAPCRRVKSFTISALLGEG is encoded by the exons aACACCGCGTCGGCGCGGACGCAGAGCCGCCGGCTTGTGAAGCTAGACTGCTTAACGGCGACCTCTGGCGGCGCTTCCACGATATCGGCACTGAAATGATCATCACCAAGGGTGGAAG ACGCATGTTCCCATCTCTCCGCATCTCCCTGGGCGGGCTAGACCCCCGCGAGGAGTACTGCGTACTCCTCGAGCTATCTCTCGTTGGTCGCCGGCGCTGGCGCTGGGCTGGCGGTGCGTGGGCGGCTGCGGGCGGCGCCGAGCCTCAGTCCCCGAGGCGGCTGATGCTGCACCCTGACTCCCCGGCCCCTGGACATCATTGGACCGCTAATCCTGTGTCGTTCAGTAAACTGAAGCTGACGAATAATACCATGGATGCGCAGGGACAT ATGGTGCTGACCTCCATGCACAAGTACCGTCCGCGCGTGCTGGTGGTGAGAGCTCGGGACGCCGCCGCGCTCGCGTGGGGGGCGCCTCATGCCTCCTTCTCATTCCCGGAGACTGAGTTCATCGCTGTCACTGCTTATCAG AATGACCGCATCACAAAGCTAAAAATCGACAACAACCCCTTCGCTAAAGGATTCCGCGCGTGTGGCCAGTCCAAGTGCAAGCGGAAGAACCCTGACTCCGGCAGCGAGAGTAACCCTGAACCCAGCGCAGAAGCCAGCGAGGCCAAGCGAGCGTGTTCCGACGCCGCCTCCTCCTGCTCAGAGGAGGGGAGCCTGAGGTCTTCCTCTCCTAGATCACCTCCTCTAGTGGAGTCCCCCGCCCCACTCGTGGCGCCGCCAGAGAACCTCACGCCACCGCCCGCACCAGCGTTCTACCCGCCAGAGTTACCCTACCTAGGACCTCTCCACATGCCGATACACCTCGGGCTCTGGCCGAGCAGTCCCATGGCTAGCGGGTTCCCGTGGGGCCCAGCCCTGCCGCCGCCCCAGCCCGCGGCGCCCTCGCCCCCCGCCGCGCCGGCGCCCTGCCGACGGGTGAAGAGCTTTACGATCAGCGCCTTGCTCGGCGAGGGCTGA
- the LOC110369729 gene encoding ankyrin repeat and MYND domain-containing protein 2, with amino-acid sequence MEAKSEEKPGAEKTIFDAIAQNDLVEFKNILAQHKGTVDFFDENGMTALQHAAYKGNKDMVQLLLDRGADVNSGKHEYNYTALHFGALSGSSEVCKLLLDAGAKPIATNSVGRTASQMAAFVGNHHTVATINNYVPRSEIAYFSVLQGQQTEPFLPAALVDPLHKFVLGVNIHPVRLALNLQHIPTLLDNADKVIKTLELLCKKEMTRGGDTNEVMAFKYHYLAYVLREIHNIRDKKNNSDKDEKKHDVVEIFSKKLLKPGKDGVSLDLMDTFLKDCVREFPFRECTTFHQMVSSLTSKDPPPALSVINCTINGQRGFVDAIPYCSTCGEEKPAKKCSKCKSVQYCDRECQRLHWFVHKKACNRESSAPAPTPNAKVNIDANELSSELQNLVAG; translated from the exons ATGGAGGCGAAAAGTGAAGAAAAACCCGGTGCTGAGAAAACTATATTTGATGCCATTGCTCAAAATGACTTGGTAGAATTCAAGAATATTTTGGCCCAACACAAAGGGACAGTAGATTTCTTTGACGAAAATGGTATGACTGCGCTACAACACGCCGCTTATAAGGGCAACAAGGATATGGTTCAATTGCTGCTCGATAGG GGCGCGGACGTGAACTCCGGCAAGCACGAGTACAACTACACGGCTCTGCACTTCGGCGCGCTGTCCGGCAGCTCCGAGGTGTGCAAGCTGCTCCTGGACGCGGGTGCTAAGCCCATCGCCACCAACTCCGTGGGTCGCACGGCCTCCCAGATGGCCGCCTTTGTTGGTAACCACCACACGGTCGCAACCATCAACAACTACGTGCCTCGCAGCGAAATAGCCTACTTCAGCGTCCTGCAAGGACAACAAACGGAACCATTCTTACCTGCAGCCTTAGTGGATCCTCTGCACAAGTTTGTTCTGGGTGTCAACATCCACCCGGTGCGGCTGGCACTCAACCTGCAACACATACCTACCTTACTAGACAATGCTgacaaagttattaaaacacTTGAGCTTCTGTGCAAGAAGGAAATGACTCGAGGAGGTGACACTAATGAAGTGATGGCATTTAAATACCATTATCTAGCTTATGTTCTTAGAGAAATTCATAACATTAgagataagaaaaataattcagATAAGGATGAGAAGAAACATGATGTAGTGGAGATATTCTCCAAGAAACTGTTGAAGCCCGGTAAGGATGGTGTATCTCTGGATCTGATGGATACGTTCCTGAAGGACTGCGTGAGGGAGTTTCCTTTCAGAGAGTGCACAACTTTCCACCAGATGGTGTCGTCCCTGACCAGTAAAGACCCTCCTCCTGCACTGTCAGTCATCAACTGTACCATTAATGGTCAGAGAGGATTTGTTGATGCCATCCCCTACTGCAGCACTTGTGGCGAGGAGAAGCCAGCCAAGAAGTGTTCTAAATGTAAATCTGTGCAATATTGTGACAGAGAGTGCCAGCGCCTGCACTGGTTTGTGCACAAGAAGGCTTGTAACAGAGAGTCTAGTGCACCCGCACCTACGCCTAATGCTAAAGTCAACATTGATGCCAATGAATTAAGTTCTGAGCTTCAAAACCTTGTCGCTGGATAG